Proteins co-encoded in one Kribbella qitaiheensis genomic window:
- a CDS encoding macro domain-containing protein has product MPIIFQSPGTDLFHSGAQILVNPVNTRGVMGAGLARQFKRHYPGMFAAYRDRCRAGLVQIGAIDVHVIQDGLPSRVIIANFPTKEHWRHASQLQWIELGLVALRQMIIESHARSIAVPPLGCGLGGLDWDEVSSRIVQSMIPVAEIGIDVLLYPPAAP; this is encoded by the coding sequence ATGCCGATCATCTTCCAAAGCCCGGGAACCGACCTGTTCCACAGCGGCGCACAGATCCTCGTCAACCCCGTCAACACACGCGGCGTGATGGGTGCCGGCCTGGCCCGGCAGTTCAAGCGGCACTATCCGGGCATGTTTGCTGCCTATCGCGACCGCTGCCGGGCAGGGCTGGTGCAGATCGGGGCCATCGACGTGCACGTCATACAGGACGGGTTGCCGAGCCGGGTGATCATCGCGAACTTCCCCACGAAAGAGCACTGGCGCCACGCATCGCAGCTCCAATGGATCGAGTTGGGGCTTGTCGCTCTTCGGCAGATGATCATCGAATCCCACGCGCGGTCGATCGCCGTCCCACCTCTCGGCTGCGGCCTCGGAGGCCTCGACTGGGACGAAGTCTCTAGTCGAATCGTCCAGTCAATGATTCCGGTTGCCGAGATCGGTATCGACGTCCTCCTCTATCCGCCTGCCGCGCCTTAA
- a CDS encoding Lsr2 dimerization domain-containing protein: protein MAKREVLESDISGELGAVTFTFGVEGTWYEIDLTDDEKKQLETQLRSYVERGRETAERKRTLAKPLVPETTVEERAQVREWGRKNGFQFAAAGRIPKDLQTAYDKAHKIQRDDAASSQDSVDPAEERAKVRVWARKKGLQVSDTGRIPKAVQAAYDEAHKQNRRK from the coding sequence ATGGCGAAGCGAGAGGTCCTCGAGTCGGACATCAGCGGCGAACTGGGTGCCGTGACGTTCACTTTTGGCGTCGAGGGCACCTGGTACGAGATCGACCTGACCGACGATGAGAAGAAGCAACTCGAGACGCAACTCAGGTCGTACGTAGAGAGAGGCCGCGAGACGGCGGAGCGCAAGCGGACCTTGGCGAAGCCGCTGGTACCCGAGACGACCGTCGAGGAACGTGCACAAGTCCGGGAGTGGGGACGCAAGAACGGGTTCCAATTCGCGGCGGCAGGCCGGATTCCGAAGGACCTCCAGACCGCGTACGACAAAGCGCACAAGATCCAGCGCGACGATGCAGCATCTTCTCAGGACAGCGTTGATCCCGCCGAGGAGCGGGCGAAGGTCCGGGTGTGGGCGCGGAAGAAGGGTCTCCAGGTATCTGATACCGGCAGGATTCCGAAGGCTGTCCAGGCCGCGTACGACGAGGCCCACAAGCAAAATCGACGCAAGTAG
- a CDS encoding DNA primase family protein: MSNTGMGTSPSSMSGDDGPVPSTMRTMKLLSDLLDFFNARSQAAAPQNLIVTHVTTTYLSHLEPANPPDPRVLEQELLAAGNAVIKAENTKIPQGDGKLPLAKRLSYWQIAQILLRLHHVIRIAPNAKDTDREYDLLAMYNATGANRGTYTVSEDDLRTTARRYNTQLTLNDFKEVLAILREDSPRTQRCTHRDLLAVNNGIVFYGTQDRDIEIDGRTLRFEAKKIHPFDPSVVFLSKSRVDYVEDASVQVITHPVDGDWEIVAWLNEMFDQPGQEGLADLLWEIIGAIVRPHVRWGKTAWFYSERGNNGKGTLCALMRNLVGDGTHTAIPLADFGKDFALEPLVRANAIIVDENDVGTLIDKAANLKAIVTGDVIQINRKYRMPIAFQFFGFMVQCLNEFPKAKDKSESFYRRQLFVPFTKSFSGTERKYIKDDYLQRREVLEYALWYALNRAGASEPGNYYHLSEPAATNAVLAEYKEVNDPVRSFWEEFRELFVWDLLPFPFLYDLFKSWFIRVSPSGSVVSRQRFVSGLVAVVETDPDWHCPDKNRKIRPGKLMNTAEPLIADYELKSWYAPSYKGSDKLRLSRPLLQASYRGLLRQVLTTGRRASRSPHRQPGRVLISRARARARQGLPVQGPCATSWTGQPCPRRPVPQRARRRA, from the coding sequence ATGTCCAACACTGGGATGGGCACGAGCCCGTCCTCGATGTCAGGTGACGACGGGCCTGTTCCCTCGACGATGCGCACGATGAAGCTACTGAGCGACCTGCTCGACTTCTTCAACGCCCGCTCGCAGGCCGCTGCCCCGCAGAACCTCATCGTCACCCATGTGACGACTACCTACCTGTCGCATCTCGAGCCGGCCAACCCGCCTGATCCGCGCGTGCTGGAGCAGGAACTGCTCGCCGCCGGCAACGCGGTGATCAAGGCCGAGAACACGAAGATCCCGCAGGGTGATGGCAAGCTGCCGCTGGCCAAGCGACTCTCGTACTGGCAGATCGCGCAGATCCTTCTGCGTCTGCACCACGTCATCCGGATCGCGCCGAACGCCAAGGACACCGACCGCGAGTACGACCTGCTCGCGATGTACAACGCCACGGGTGCAAACCGCGGCACCTACACCGTCAGCGAGGACGACCTCCGCACGACAGCACGGCGCTACAACACACAGCTCACGCTGAACGACTTCAAAGAAGTTCTGGCCATCCTGCGCGAGGACAGCCCCCGGACCCAGCGGTGCACGCATCGCGACCTCCTCGCCGTGAACAACGGCATCGTGTTCTACGGCACGCAGGACCGCGACATCGAGATTGACGGAAGAACCCTCCGGTTCGAGGCCAAGAAGATCCACCCCTTCGACCCGTCCGTCGTCTTCCTCTCCAAGAGCCGTGTCGACTATGTCGAAGACGCCTCGGTGCAGGTGATCACCCACCCCGTCGACGGAGACTGGGAGATCGTTGCCTGGCTCAACGAGATGTTCGACCAGCCGGGACAAGAAGGCCTTGCCGACCTGCTCTGGGAGATCATCGGCGCGATCGTCCGCCCGCACGTTCGCTGGGGCAAGACCGCATGGTTTTACAGCGAGCGCGGCAACAACGGCAAAGGCACGCTCTGCGCCCTGATGCGCAACCTCGTCGGCGATGGCACACACACGGCGATCCCGCTGGCCGACTTCGGCAAGGACTTCGCGCTCGAACCCCTGGTGCGGGCCAACGCGATCATCGTTGACGAGAACGACGTCGGGACGCTCATCGACAAGGCCGCCAATCTCAAAGCGATCGTGACCGGCGATGTCATCCAGATCAATCGGAAGTACCGGATGCCGATCGCGTTCCAGTTCTTCGGGTTCATGGTGCAGTGCCTCAACGAGTTCCCCAAGGCCAAGGACAAGTCGGAGAGCTTCTACCGCAGGCAGCTTTTCGTGCCGTTCACCAAGAGCTTCAGCGGGACCGAACGCAAGTACATCAAGGATGACTACCTGCAACGCAGGGAGGTCCTCGAGTATGCGCTGTGGTATGCGCTCAACCGCGCGGGAGCATCCGAGCCGGGGAACTACTACCACCTGTCCGAGCCTGCCGCGACCAACGCGGTGCTGGCCGAATACAAGGAGGTGAACGACCCGGTCAGGTCCTTCTGGGAGGAGTTCCGTGAGCTGTTCGTGTGGGATCTCCTGCCGTTCCCGTTCCTCTATGACCTTTTCAAGAGCTGGTTCATCCGTGTCTCGCCGTCCGGGTCCGTGGTCAGCCGGCAGAGGTTCGTTTCCGGCCTCGTGGCCGTTGTCGAGACTGACCCCGATTGGCACTGCCCGGACAAGAACCGCAAGATCCGTCCCGGCAAGTTGATGAACACCGCCGAACCACTGATTGCCGACTACGAGTTGAAGAGCTGGTATGCCCCCTCGTACAAGGGCAGCGACAAGCTGAGGCTCAGCAGACCGCTCCTTCAAGCCAGCTACCGCGGCTTGCTCCGACAGGTCCTGACCACGGGCCGGCGCGCAAGTCGCAGTCCACACCGGCAGCCAGGACGAGTCCTGATCTCCCGAGCCCGGGCCAGAGCCCGCCAAGGTCTGCCTGTTCAAGGCCCGTGCGCGACCAGCTGGACAGGTCAGCCATGCCCGAGGCGGCCGGTGCCTCAACGAGCCCGCCGCCGCGCGTGA
- a CDS encoding CPBP family intramembrane glutamic endopeptidase, whose protein sequence is MTTRVAAAHPVAAALSRLGWCALVIAVIVGGYALLALPVTGWITNPAEATAVVGGVVALLVGGIRLVFPQLLSYEPTPPRPRSGELLRNVWGWALLALTLTFLAGQATAVTLYGLVGSAGFDRHLEAEQASGPGLVLMLTLLVAPLSEEAMFRGLAYPLLRKQLSIATSTLITALLFAGMHGNLVQAVATVPLGLILALVAERTRRLWHVVVLHAAYNLAALITPFEVVQALAAPQYCGALATAWVVCVGFLFVCARSGGSVTDSG, encoded by the coding sequence GTGACGACGCGGGTGGCAGCTGCCCACCCCGTCGCCGCGGCCCTGAGCCGCCTTGGTTGGTGTGCGCTGGTCATTGCGGTGATCGTCGGCGGCTATGCCCTGCTCGCCTTGCCGGTAACTGGGTGGATCACAAACCCCGCCGAAGCCACCGCGGTCGTCGGTGGGGTCGTCGCACTCCTCGTCGGTGGCATTCGCCTTGTGTTCCCGCAACTGCTCTCGTATGAACCAACGCCTCCGCGCCCGAGAAGCGGAGAGCTCCTGCGAAACGTCTGGGGCTGGGCGTTGCTCGCGCTGACGCTGACGTTCCTGGCCGGCCAGGCAACCGCCGTGACGCTGTACGGTCTCGTCGGTTCCGCTGGTTTCGACCGGCATCTCGAAGCTGAGCAGGCCTCGGGCCCGGGGCTTGTGCTGATGCTGACCCTGCTGGTAGCACCGCTCAGCGAGGAGGCCATGTTCAGAGGACTCGCCTACCCACTGCTGCGCAAGCAGCTGAGCATCGCCACGTCAACGCTGATCACGGCCCTGCTGTTCGCTGGCATGCACGGCAATCTCGTCCAGGCCGTGGCCACCGTGCCCCTGGGGCTAATCCTCGCGCTGGTCGCCGAGCGCACGCGTCGGCTCTGGCATGTCGTCGTCCTGCATGCCGCATACAACCTCGCCGCGCTGATCACTCCGTTCGAAGTCGTGCAGGCACTGGCTGCGCCTCAGTACTGCGGCGCTCTCGCGACGGCTTGGGTGGTCTGCGTCGGATTCCTGTTCGTGTGCGCCCGGTCAGGGGGCTCCGTGACAGATTCTGGGTGA
- a CDS encoding DHH family phosphoesterase has translation MTTTPTLDASTQQLNRAETTTDLFTLVCERRGWTDKYLAAIDSDEHDALKDLDAMVAALEDIRRCGGTITIAPDFDMDGIASGVLGYAGLKELGFNVNLHVPDYRRGHDLTPDDIAEIHRSYPATTCLLTCDGGVNSHAGVHAAQAVGWTVLVTDHHQELQPGSVADITVDPCRLDETYALRGICGAHVLYQVIEEYTAKHQPLKAWPIRLLRLFAGLGTVSDVMPVLYENRQLVRDSLSIARLLRAPAPNTIPNRYGGLDPDPDAINIGKATLLRLLAAHSGEHDSAYVAAFEGFAVLLKAFAQAGKVRSADDIDEGFYGFYIAPAMNSPRRIGTPLSDCFTVFTSLSPAHKLAAAQRIIANNERRKELVVEHLTELVDGDQPLAPWVYFSDAPAGMYGLLANQVMEQSGRPVVVLNRPATPSEPVSGSGRAPGWFEIITALAGHDDFFAIGHQQACGVKLRSAEALEDLVEVLESATLTALQTAGDSIGPDRDLVLGAGPECDAPLTDIEPLIELVRRLETLRPFGHGFAEPVFEVVVDSFSVDRIGAEKQHLRLVTRTGLACLWWNAAVDHYDQLVELATSDTVQPFRFLGRLQLNTFRGETRLQVVVADPL, from the coding sequence ATGACTACTACGCCCACTCTCGATGCTTCGACTCAGCAGCTGAATCGAGCTGAAACCACCACTGACCTGTTCACTCTTGTGTGCGAGCGCCGGGGGTGGACTGACAAGTATCTCGCAGCGATCGACAGCGATGAGCACGACGCTCTCAAGGACCTCGACGCGATGGTCGCCGCGCTGGAGGACATCCGCCGCTGCGGAGGAACGATCACGATCGCACCGGATTTCGACATGGACGGCATTGCCTCTGGTGTCCTCGGGTACGCCGGGCTCAAGGAGCTCGGCTTCAATGTGAATCTCCACGTCCCCGACTACCGCCGCGGGCACGATCTGACTCCAGACGACATCGCCGAGATCCATCGGTCGTATCCTGCGACGACCTGCCTTCTGACCTGCGATGGAGGAGTGAACTCACACGCCGGAGTTCACGCCGCACAGGCGGTGGGATGGACGGTCCTGGTGACCGATCACCACCAGGAACTTCAACCCGGCAGCGTCGCCGACATCACCGTCGACCCGTGCCGGCTGGACGAGACCTACGCGCTGCGCGGGATCTGCGGCGCTCACGTTCTGTATCAGGTGATCGAGGAGTACACGGCCAAGCATCAGCCTCTCAAAGCCTGGCCGATCCGGCTGCTGCGCCTGTTCGCCGGCCTGGGCACGGTCTCCGACGTGATGCCTGTGCTGTACGAGAACAGGCAGTTGGTCCGCGACTCGCTTTCCATCGCCCGGTTGCTTCGTGCACCCGCGCCGAACACGATCCCCAACCGGTACGGCGGCCTCGACCCTGACCCCGACGCCATCAACATCGGCAAAGCCACGCTCCTGCGGTTACTCGCAGCCCACTCTGGCGAGCACGACTCGGCGTACGTCGCAGCGTTCGAGGGCTTCGCGGTGCTCCTCAAGGCTTTCGCGCAGGCAGGCAAGGTACGCAGCGCCGACGACATCGACGAGGGGTTCTACGGCTTCTACATCGCGCCCGCGATGAACAGCCCGCGCCGCATCGGCACGCCGCTGTCCGACTGCTTCACGGTCTTCACCAGCCTGTCGCCTGCTCACAAGCTCGCGGCGGCCCAGCGGATCATCGCGAACAACGAGCGCCGCAAGGAGCTCGTCGTTGAACACCTGACCGAGCTGGTCGACGGCGATCAGCCACTGGCGCCGTGGGTCTATTTCTCCGATGCCCCTGCGGGCATGTATGGGTTGCTGGCCAATCAGGTGATGGAGCAAAGCGGCCGCCCGGTGGTCGTGCTGAATCGCCCGGCGACCCCGTCAGAGCCGGTCAGCGGGTCCGGACGTGCCCCGGGCTGGTTCGAGATCATCACCGCACTTGCGGGACATGATGACTTCTTTGCTATCGGGCATCAGCAGGCCTGCGGCGTCAAGCTGCGCAGTGCAGAAGCGCTCGAGGACCTGGTGGAGGTCCTCGAGAGCGCGACGCTCACCGCTCTGCAGACCGCTGGTGACTCGATCGGGCCGGACCGCGACCTGGTGCTCGGTGCGGGTCCGGAGTGCGACGCGCCGTTGACCGACATCGAGCCTCTGATCGAGCTGGTACGGCGCCTGGAAACGCTGCGCCCGTTCGGACACGGCTTCGCCGAGCCCGTCTTCGAGGTGGTAGTCGACAGCTTCAGCGTTGACCGGATTGGCGCCGAGAAACAGCACCTGCGCCTCGTCACCCGCACGGGTCTTGCCTGCCTGTGGTGGAACGCGGCCGTAGACCACTACGACCAGCTCGTGGAACTCGCTACCAGCGACACCGTGCAGCCGTTCCGCTTCCTCGGTCGGCTGCAGCTCAACACCTTCAGAGGAGAAACCCGGCTTCAAGTCGTCGTAGCGGACCCGTTGTGA